One Glycine max cultivar Williams 82 chromosome 6, Glycine_max_v4.0, whole genome shotgun sequence DNA segment encodes these proteins:
- the LOC100813298 gene encoding F-box protein MAX2 has protein sequence MGDGSIVGHLPEEILLNVFAAVSDTRTRNALSLVSWSFYRLERKTRTSLTLRGNARDLHLIPTSFKHVTHLDLSFLSPWGHALFCSSSSSAAAAAVDHQRHLAQHLRAAFPRVTSLAVYARDPDTLRLLLLSPWPELSAVKLVRWHQRPPTSANEADFAELFKKCRSLASLDLSSYYHWTEDIPTVLAANPISAAFLRRLNLLTTSLTEGFKSHEIESITASCPNLEHFLAVCNFDRRYIGSVSDDTLVSIASNCPKLSLLHLADTSSFSSRREEDEGFDGEDASISRAALMTLFSGLPLLEELVLDVCKNVRESSFAFEVVGSKCPNLRVLKLGQFQGICLAFESRLDGIALCHGLQSLSVGNCADLDDMGLIEIARGCSRLVRFELQGCRLVTERGLRTMACLLGRTLIDVRVSCCVNLDTAATLRALEPIREQIERLHVDCVWNGLKESDGLGHGFLSFDLNGLDEQDDVGKLMDYYFGGGECENTSKRKRQRCEYQMRVHDSFLESNGNGFYGKSWDKLQYLSLWIKVGDLLTPLPVAGLEDCPVLEEIRIKVEGDCRGQPKPAESEFGLSILACYPQLLKMQLDCGDTKGYALTAPSGQMDLSLWERFLLNGIGSLSLSELHYWPPQDEDVNQRSVSLPAAGLLQECYTLRKLFIHGTAHEHFMNFFLKIQNLRDVQLREDYYPAPENDMSTEMRVGSCSRFEDALNRRRICD, from the coding sequence ATGGGCGACGGCAGCATCGTGGGCCATCTCCCGGAGGAGATTCTGTTGAACGTGTTCGCGGCGGTTTCCGACACCCGCACGCGGAACGCGTTGTCGTTGGTATCGTGGAGCTTCTACCGGTTGGAGCGCAAGACGCGCACATCTCTCACGCTCCGCGGCAACGCGCGTGACCTCCACCTCATCCCGACCTCCTTCAAGCACGTCACGCACCTCGACCTCTCCTTCCTCTCGCCGTGGGGCCACGCGCTCTTctgctcctcctcctcctccgccgccgccgccgccgtcgACCACCAGCGACACCTCGCGCAACATCTCCGCGCCGCGTTCCCGCGCGTCACCTCACTCGCCGTCTACGCGCGTGACCCGGACACTCtccgcctcctcctcctctccCCATGGCCGGAGCTCTCCGCCGTCAAGCTCGTCCGGTGGCACCAGCGCCCGCCGACCTCCGCGAACGAAGCCGACTTCGCTGAGCTCTTCAAGAAGTGCCGATCGCTCGCCTCCCTCGACCTCTCCTCCTACTACCACTGGACGGAGGACATCCCGACGGTGCTCGCCGCAAACCCTATCTCCGCCGCCTTTCTCCGCCGCCTCAACCTCCTAACAACCTCCTTAACAGAAGGATTCAAGTCTCACGAAATCGAATCGATCACCGCGTCGTGCCCTAACCTGGAGCACTTTCTCGCGGTCTGCAACTTCGATCGGAGATATATAGGGTCCGTCAGCGACGACACGCTGGTTTCTATTGCTTCCAATTGCCCAAAGCTATCGTTGCTTCACTTGGCCGATACGTCGTCGTTTTCAAGTCGCAGAGAGGAGGACGAGGGTTTCGACGGAGAAGACGCTAGCATTAGCCGCGCTGCTCTTATGACTTTGTTCTCTGGACTTCCTCTTTTGGAAGAGCTCGTGTTAGATGTTTGTAAAAATGTCAGAGAGAGTAGTTTCGCTTTTGAAGTGGTGGGTTCAAAGTGCCCTAATTTGAGGGTTCTAAAATTGGGACAGTTTCAAGGGATTTGCTTGGCCTTTGAGTCTCGGCTTGACGGAATTGCCCTTTGCCACGGGCTTCAATCGTTGTCTGTTGGTAACTGCGCGGACCTTGATGACATGGGGTTAATTGAGATTGCCAGGGGGTGTTCGAGACTGGTTAGATTTGAGCTTCAGGGTTGCAGGCTTGTGACGGAGCGTGGACTGAGGACCATGGCTTGTTTGCTTGGCAGGACTCTGATTGATGTCAGGGTTTCTTGCTGCGTAAACCTTGACACAGCTGCGACTCTCAGGGCTTTGGAGCCAATTCGCGAGCAGATTGAGCGGCTCCATGTGGATTGTGTGTGGAATGGGTTGAAGGAGAGTGATGGCCTGGGACATGGGTTTCTTAGTTTTGATTTGAATGGTTTGGATGAACAGGATGATGTGGGTAAACTCATGGATTACTACTTTGGGGGTGGAGAATGTGAGAACACAAGCAAAAGGAAGAGGCAGAGATGCGAGTATCAAATGAGGGTTCATGATTCCTTTTTGGAAAGCAATGGCAATGGTTTCTATGGCAAGAGCTGGGACAAGCTGCAGTATCTTTCTCTCTGGATAAAAGTTGGTGATCTCTTGACTCCATTGCCGGTGGCAGGGTTGGAAGATTGTCCCGTCTTGGAAGAGATTCGGATTAAGGTTGAAGGAGATTGTAGGGGGCAGCCAAAGCCAGCAGAGAGCGAATTTGGTCTCAGCATTCTGGCTTGTTATCCTCAGCTATTGAAGATGCAGCTGGACTGTGGTGATACTAAAGGTTATGCTCTCACGGCACCCTCTGGGCAAATGGATTTGAGCCTGTGGGAGAGGTTTCTTCTGAATGGCATTGGCAGTTTGAGTCTCAGTGAGCTTCATTACTGGCCACCACAAGATGAGGATGTGAACCAGAGGAGTGTGTCACTTCCAGCTGCTGGCTTGCTACAAGAATGTTACACTTTGAGAAAGCTCTTCATTCACGGAACAGCACATGAACATTTCATGAACTTTTTTCTTAAGATACAAAACCTTAGGGATGTACAGCTGAGAGAAGATTATTATCCAGCTCCTGAAAATGACATGAGTACAGAGATGAGGGTAGGTTCGTGCAGCCG